The nucleotide window CATAGCTGACATTCTTATATTTCCAAGTTCTTCAACTGAGCCGATTTCTTGCCAGATAAACTTATCCTGATTTTTCTGAGTCTGGTCAATAATGTCATTATAGGTTTCATAAATTCTCTGTCTTATCTCGTCAGCACTGAAAATGTAAACAGGGTCGACTGATGTTACATTTCCTCCTCGTTCTGTAAGTTCTGCATTGAAGCTTGCAGGTCCATCTCCACAACCCACTATCTTTCGTCTGAGATCGGCAGGTGTTAAATCAAACATTCTGACATATTCGTTGAAAGACCTGCCCCATGGCTTGATATCACTATATGTTATTGTCATAATCTGCACGCTATGGCACATAAGTGCACAAAGCATATAAATAATATTCTTTAGTAACCAGCTAATCCTAAGACAAACTTAAGAATGAAATTAAAAATTGGTGCTTAAATTGTAGTTTCCGGATCAGTGAGCACTAAAGTAAATAAGAGTCGACTTTTCACCGACCTATCGTCTTTTTAACAGAAGTTTTTCTGCAAATACAGATAAGATTATATCAAAGGAACATGTATTGAGAAGTGAAATTAATCATAAAGTATATCTTCTAGATATATATTTGGGGGGAAAAGATATTAGAAAATCTGGGACTCTTGTAGTTTTACTTTTAACAATATTAGTTATTTCTGGCTGTGCGGAAAATGCCCAGGACAATAAAACAGGACCTGAGAATGAAGAAAGGATAACTCCAGTGGAAGATGCTACTCCTAATGTAACAGAACAAGTTACAGAACCGGCAAGCGAAAATACTGGAGAAGGATCAATGTCTGGTCAGGAGGAAACCTCCATGGATGAAGGAAAAGAAGTCATAATACCGGATGAAGAAAACTCCGACCAGGGCAATGAAACTTCTTCGGAAAATTTAGACAACAATTTGACAATTATTCAAACTGCAGAAGGGGCAGGATATACCACCTTTGCTTCACTTGCAAGGGATGCAGGACTTGAGGACATTCTTAGTAAAGGAGGACCTTATACTGTCTTCGCTCCTACTGACATAGCCTTTGAGAGCCTTCCAGAAGGCACGCTTGATGACCTTCGTAATGATAAAGAGAGGCTGAACCGTGTACTGACTTGTTATGTAATCAACGGAGAATACATGGCCTCAGATCTTAAAAATGTTGATACCCTGGATTCCCTGGAGACCGAAAAACTAACTGTGAATACCACAACTGAAGGACAGATAATGGTAGAAGACGCAATTATAACAGAGCCTGATATCGTTGCAGGTAATGGAGTAGTACATGGAATTGATAAATTAGTGATTCCATTAGAAGTCTAAAATGAAACCCGGAACAGAGGCAAAACTTATGAAGCAAAACTTACGCTGATTTAAAGATCATATGACTTGAAACTATATTGATTTAAAGATTATATGACTTAAAAATCATGGTAATTCAGAAACCACATTGATTTGCTTCTTTCATTCCTTTTTACCTTACTCTTATCATTTTTACCTTAATTCTATCATTTTACCTTACCTTATCGTTTTTACCTTAATTCTATCATTTTACTTTACTCTTATCATTTTTACCTTAATTCTATTATTTTACCTTAATTTTTAGATTTTATATCCTGTCAGTCAGCTTCCTGTCAGTTTAACTTTTGTTCAGTTTTGATAACTAATTATTGTTCTGCTCTACTAGTCAAGCTTTATCTGGTTT belongs to Methanosarcina barkeri 3 and includes:
- a CDS encoding fasciclin domain-containing protein, translating into MGGKDIRKSGTLVVLLLTILVISGCAENAQDNKTGPENEERITPVEDATPNVTEQVTEPASENTGEGSMSGQEETSMDEGKEVIIPDEENSDQGNETSSENLDNNLTIIQTAEGAGYTTFASLARDAGLEDILSKGGPYTVFAPTDIAFESLPEGTLDDLRNDKERLNRVLTCYVINGEYMASDLKNVDTLDSLETEKLTVNTTTEGQIMVEDAIITEPDIVAGNGVVHGIDKLVIPLEV